Proteins encoded by one window of Clostridia bacterium:
- a CDS encoding four helix bundle protein, whose product MKENKLADISMNFSVQIVNLVKDLKAKHESVISNQIGRSGTSIGANIYEANYAQGKKDFVSKLEIALKEASETGYWLELLHRTGYIEDSAFDSLNKQCTTIRVMLVSSCRTAKRNMESN is encoded by the coding sequence ATGAAAGAAAACAAACTTGCCGATATCTCCATGAACTTCTCTGTTCAAATAGTAAATCTTGTCAAAGACCTGAAAGCAAAACATGAGTCAGTCATCTCAAATCAGATCGGCAGAAGCGGTACCTCGATCGGCGCAAATATTTACGAAGCAAATTACGCACAGGGCAAAAAAGATTTTGTTTCCAAACTTGAGATTGCTTTGAAAGAAGCAAGCGAGACCGGTTATTGGTTAGAACTGTTGCATCGGACGGGATACATAGAAGATTCCGCATTCGATTCTTTGAACAAACAATGCACAACTATTCGCGTGATGCTTGTATCGTCGTGCAGAACCGCTAAGCGAAACATGGAATCAAATTGA